In one window of Massilibacterium senegalense DNA:
- a CDS encoding polysaccharide deacetylase family protein, which yields MATKRKSIVVKKRKKRNQKDKTTLFFLSGSVFFFICILIVMSFFQDDKQPPLEAATVKAETAVFMNPSTRAERISFLEKDVQLFIIKEGRKQDGNDWSYVTDGDLEGWVLNDCLEFRQVKGIVLIPKTLLSLKEKPSFDAKVKKEMPGETNITTKSITKNKQGEVWVNVVSKKEEGWLPLSMIHIANDETLIHQSIVFVKHSLNVKKEKNKSSETITSLKEGNRLYVKKVEKDQNGATWYKVNIDGEDGFVPKKETAKKMNVTYSVFIHEDRVPIVRKPSKNAEVINHLSFNTEVMPEEEVINAKNEIWFKMNLENGEVGYLPFESVSQEKTKVAYLTFDDGPTETTEKLLNILNQHDAKATFFMLEPHIREYPKIIKKMIEDGNAVGSHSVSHNKALVYASKDSVVYEMQQGLDTIEQVSGVKSHLIRVPYGSIPHMKPEYIQAVEEHEMLLWDWNVDSNDWRYKNNQFIEATMAQVQRIEEKGQSPIILLHDRQVTTEALPELIERLQKSGYQLEPLNETMTPFIFPR from the coding sequence ATGGCAACGAAAAGAAAGTCGATTGTAGTGAAAAAAAGAAAAAAGCGAAATCAAAAAGATAAAACGACATTATTTTTTCTTAGTGGTAGTGTTTTCTTTTTTATCTGTATTTTAATCGTCATGAGCTTTTTTCAAGACGATAAACAACCGCCATTAGAAGCGGCAACCGTAAAAGCTGAAACTGCTGTTTTTATGAATCCATCAACACGCGCAGAACGGATTAGTTTCCTTGAAAAAGATGTTCAACTGTTTATTATAAAAGAAGGAAGAAAGCAAGACGGGAATGATTGGTCATATGTCACAGATGGTGATTTAGAAGGATGGGTTTTAAATGACTGTTTAGAATTTCGTCAAGTAAAAGGTATTGTGCTGATTCCAAAAACATTACTTTCATTGAAAGAAAAACCTTCTTTTGATGCTAAGGTAAAAAAAGAGATGCCAGGAGAAACGAACATTACTACTAAGTCTATTACTAAAAATAAACAAGGGGAAGTATGGGTTAACGTTGTTTCGAAAAAGGAAGAAGGTTGGCTCCCGCTTTCTATGATTCACATTGCCAATGATGAGACATTAATACATCAATCTATCGTATTTGTAAAACACTCATTAAATGTAAAAAAAGAAAAAAATAAGTCATCTGAAACTATTACTTCATTAAAAGAAGGAAATCGACTATATGTGAAGAAAGTAGAGAAGGATCAGAATGGGGCTACTTGGTATAAAGTAAATATTGATGGGGAAGATGGTTTTGTTCCTAAAAAAGAAACCGCAAAAAAAATGAATGTAACGTATTCGGTATTTATCCATGAAGATAGAGTACCAATTGTTAGAAAGCCATCAAAAAATGCAGAAGTAATCAATCATCTATCTTTTAATACAGAAGTAATGCCAGAAGAAGAAGTAATCAATGCAAAAAATGAAATATGGTTTAAAATGAACTTAGAAAATGGAGAGGTCGGTTATCTTCCATTTGAATCTGTTAGTCAAGAAAAAACGAAGGTTGCCTATTTAACATTTGATGATGGACCGACAGAGACAACGGAAAAACTATTAAATATATTAAATCAACATGATGCAAAGGCAACATTTTTTATGTTAGAACCACACATTCGTGAGTATCCAAAAATCATAAAAAAAATGATAGAAGATGGGAATGCGGTAGGCTCTCATAGTGTTAGTCATAATAAAGCATTGGTGTATGCATCGAAAGATTCTGTTGTGTACGAGATGCAGCAAGGATTAGACACAATTGAACAAGTGAGTGGAGTGAAAAGTCATTTGATTCGAGTTCCTTATGGTAGTATCCCACATATGAAGCCAGAATATATTCAAGCTGTCGAGGAGCACGAGATGCTACTTTGGGATTGGAATGTGGATAGTAATGATTGGCGTTATAAAAACAATCAATTTATTGAAGCTACCATGGCACAAGTGCAACGAATAGAAGAAAAAGGGCAATCACCTATTATTCTGCTTCATGATCGACAAGTAACAACAGAAGCATTACCAGAGTTAATCGAAAGGTTACAAAAATCAGGATATCAATTAGAACCATTAAATGAAACGATGACCCCATTTATTTTTCCACGGTAA
- a CDS encoding PaaI family thioesterase, protein MIIHSRAKQLENGPIWDFLGASIQYAQDGESMVEMNVMDKVKQMYGTVHGGILGTLIDMAMASAVASTMSEEENAVTVDLSLHYLSAAKEGKLIGKGKVIKRGKRMAFLEATIYSDDRLLVTGSASFMIIQKEKK, encoded by the coding sequence ATGATAATACATAGTCGTGCAAAGCAATTAGAAAATGGTCCTATTTGGGACTTTCTTGGTGCCAGCATTCAATATGCACAAGATGGAGAAAGTATGGTAGAGATGAATGTAATGGATAAAGTAAAACAAATGTATGGCACAGTACATGGTGGCATTTTAGGAACATTAATTGATATGGCAATGGCAAGTGCTGTTGCATCTACCATGTCAGAAGAAGAAAATGCTGTCACTGTTGATTTATCGTTACATTATTTAAGTGCTGCAAAAGAAGGAAAATTAATTGGAAAAGGAAAAGTCATTAAACGTGGGAAACGAATGGCCTTTTTAGAAGCAACCATTTATAGTGATGATCGCTTACTCGTCACTGGATCAGCAAGTTTTATGATTATACAAAAAGAGAAAAAATAA
- a CDS encoding LCP family glycopolymer transferase, whose product MKKKILITIFSIIGVLVVSIVGYGIYVYNNLTNTADQIHKPIDRQSTKRSGEVNLNNKDSVGILLLGVDQRPGDRGRSDTMIYVTVNPKTNSAKMISIPRDTRTLLVGRNTQDKINHAYAFGGVKMSMDSVEHLLDVPVDYYVQVNMESFKDIVDAVGGVDVNSSFSFNYDGAQFQEGNIHLDGEKALKYVRMRYEDPQGDFGRQERQRQVIQGIVDKAISLNTITKVDDILKSIGNNVQTNLTLEEMQKFQKDYATARNNIETLQLKGQGTKIDRVYYFIPDETSLNDVQQTLKTSLE is encoded by the coding sequence ATGAAAAAGAAAATTCTTATTACTATTTTTTCTATTATCGGCGTTCTTGTAGTTAGCATTGTTGGTTATGGTATCTATGTATATAACAATTTAACAAATACAGCTGACCAAATACATAAACCAATTGATCGCCAATCAACGAAACGTTCAGGGGAAGTAAATTTAAACAATAAAGATTCTGTTGGGATTTTATTATTAGGTGTAGACCAACGCCCTGGCGATCGTGGACGTTCTGATACGATGATTTATGTGACTGTTAATCCAAAAACAAATAGTGCGAAAATGATTAGTATACCTCGTGATACCCGTACGTTACTTGTTGGACGAAATACACAAGACAAAATTAACCATGCCTATGCGTTTGGCGGTGTAAAAATGTCTATGGATTCTGTCGAACATTTATTAGATGTTCCTGTTGACTATTATGTACAAGTGAATATGGAAAGTTTTAAAGACATTGTCGATGCGGTGGGCGGCGTAGATGTCAATAGCAGTTTTTCTTTCAACTATGATGGCGCACAATTTCAAGAAGGAAATATTCATTTAGATGGAGAAAAAGCGCTTAAATATGTACGAATGCGCTATGAAGATCCTCAAGGGGATTTTGGTCGTCAAGAACGGCAACGTCAAGTAATCCAAGGAATTGTCGATAAAGCCATTTCTTTAAACACGATTACAAAAGTGGATGATATTTTAAAATCCATTGGAAATAACGTTCAAACAAATTTAACGTTAGAAGAAATGCAAAAATTCCAGAAAGATTATGCGACTGCCAGAAATAATATTGAAACATTACAATTAAAAGGACAAGGAACAAAAATAGATAGAGTATATTACTTTATTCCAGATGAAACTAGCCTTAATGATGTACAACAAACCTTAAAAACTAGCCTAGAATAA
- a CDS encoding ribonucleotide-diphosphate reductase subunit beta — protein MEQKRLFNETGERGTSSLIGGNSTNLREWNRIKYSWAHSLYRLMLNNFWIPEEISLNQDVSQFPTLTAAERRAFDKVISFLNFLDSIQCENLPQLADYITAPEVTSLLNIQTFQEEIHAQSYSYILDTVCSPEARNAIYDEWRNDPVLFERNKFIADEYQKFVDKPTEENFVHTLMADYLLEAIYFYNGFAFFYSLARNGKMTMTATLIKYIQRDEETHVALFSNMIHELKKERPDLFDEKMITYLENMMKKAVEHEINWGKHFAQNELLGLTDEVIERYIRYLSNQRMRSLGFRELYPEVKEHPMKWVESFKRINETKTDFFEQKVTSYTKSSGLDFSDL, from the coding sequence ATGGAACAAAAACGATTATTTAACGAAACAGGCGAACGAGGGACATCCTCTCTCATTGGTGGGAACTCCACTAATTTACGAGAATGGAACCGAATCAAATACAGTTGGGCTCATTCTTTATATCGATTAATGTTAAACAACTTTTGGATTCCTGAAGAAATTTCCTTAAACCAAGATGTAAGTCAATTTCCAACTTTAACAGCAGCGGAACGACGTGCTTTTGATAAAGTAATTTCTTTCCTTAACTTTTTAGACTCTATTCAATGTGAAAACTTACCGCAATTAGCCGATTATATTACAGCACCAGAAGTAACAAGTTTATTAAATATCCAAACATTTCAAGAAGAAATTCATGCACAAAGTTATAGTTATATTTTAGATACGGTTTGTTCCCCCGAAGCTAGAAATGCAATTTATGATGAATGGCGAAATGATCCTGTTTTGTTTGAGCGCAATAAATTTATTGCGGATGAATATCAAAAATTTGTAGATAAACCTACGGAAGAAAATTTTGTTCATACGTTAATGGCCGATTATTTATTAGAAGCGATTTATTTTTATAATGGATTTGCTTTTTTCTATTCGCTTGCACGAAATGGAAAAATGACAATGACCGCAACGTTAATTAAATACATTCAACGTGATGAAGAAACACATGTTGCCTTATTTAGTAACATGATTCATGAATTAAAAAAGGAGCGCCCTGATTTATTTGATGAAAAGATGATTACATACCTAGAAAATATGATGAAAAAAGCGGTCGAACATGAGATTAATTGGGGAAAACATTTTGCACAAAATGAACTTTTAGGATTAACAGATGAAGTCATTGAGCGATATATTCGTTACTTATCGAATCAACGAATGCGCAGCTTAGGTTTCCGAGAGCTATATCCAGAAGTGAAAGAGCATCCAATGAAATGGGTCGAAAGTTTCAAACGAATCAATGAAACCAAAACAGACTTTTTTGAACAAAAAGTAACGAGTTATACGAAATCAAGTGGCCTCGATTTTAGTGATTTATAA